Proteins encoded by one window of Arabidopsis thaliana chromosome 2, partial sequence:
- a CDS encoding Pectin lyase-like superfamily protein (Pectin lyase-like superfamily protein; FUNCTIONS IN: polygalacturonase activity; INVOLVED IN: carbohydrate metabolic process; LOCATED IN: endomembrane system; CONTAINS InterPro DOMAIN/s: Pectin lyase fold/virulence factor (InterPro:IPR011050), Pectin lyase fold (InterPro:IPR012334), Glycoside hydrolase, family 28 (InterPro:IPR000743), Parallel beta-helix repeat (InterPro:IPR006626); BEST Arabidopsis thaliana protein match is: Pectin lyase-like superfamily protein (TAIR:AT2G15470.1); Has 4079 Blast hits to 4059 proteins in 483 species: Archae - 6; Bacteria - 1204; Metazoa - 14; Fungi - 1251; Plants - 1483; Viruses - 0; Other Eukaryotes - 121 (source: NCBI BLink).), whose protein sequence is MACIAFVLKALCLSLLLIVVASRSTIRPKVFNVQRHGSKPDGKTDNTNAFTSIWSRACKRISGSSKIYVPKGTFYLGGVEFVGPCKNPIEFIIDGTLLAPANPNDIKQDTWINFRYINNLSISGSGTLDGQGKQSWPLNDCHKNPNCPKLAISMGFAFVNNSNIKDITSLNSKMGHFNFFFVHHFNITGVTITAPSDSPNTDGIKMGSCSNIQISNTNIGTGDDCIAILSGTTKLNISNINCGPGHGISVGSLGKNKDEKDVKDLFVRDVIFNGTSDGIRIKTWESSASKILVSNFVYENIQMIDVGKPINIDQKYCPHPPCEHERKSHVQIQDLKLKNIYGTSKNKVAVNLQCSKSFPCKNVELIDINIKQNGLEDGSSITVCENVDGFARGKMFPQHCLN, encoded by the exons atGGCATGCATTGCTTTTGTGTTGAAGGCTTTGTGCTTGTCTCTCTTGTTAATTGTTGTTGCAAGTCGTTCTACCATCAGACCAAAAGTTTTCAACGTTCAACGCCATGGTTCTAAACCGGACGGAAAGACTGATAACACCAAT GCATTCACAAGTATATGGAGCCGTGCATGCAAAAGGATAAGTGGAAGTAGTAAAATCTATGTACCAAAAGGAACATTTTACCTAGGTGGTGTAGAGTTCGTGGGTCCATGCAAAAATCCTATTGAATTCATTATCGATGGAACATTATTAGCGCCTGCAAATCCTAACGACATTAAGCAAGACACGTGGATCAACTTTAGGTACATCAACAATCTTTCTATCTCTGGTTCCGGTACACTAGACGGCCAAGGAAAACAGTCTTGGCCACTCAATGACTGCCACAAAAACCCCAACTGTCCTAAACTAGCTATA agtATGGGATTTGCATTCGTGAACAACTCAAATATCAAAGACATAACATCTCTCAACAGCAAAATGGGACActtcaactttttctttgtccatCACTTTAACATTACCGGCGTCACTATAACAGCTCCCAGCGATAGTCCCAACACCGACGGTATCAAGATGGGTTCATGTAGTAACATTCAAATCTCCAACACAAACATCGGTACCGGAGACGATTGTATCGCAATTCTCTCTGGAACCACTAAACTCAATATCTCTAACATCAATTGTGGTCCTGGACATGGGATTAGTGTTGGAAGCTTagggaaaaacaaagatgagaaAGACGTGAAGGACTTATTCGTAAGAGACGTCATTTTCAATGGTACAAGCGATGGTATTCGGATCAAAACTTGGGAATCATCAGCTTCGAAGATCCTTGTTTCAAACTTCGTGTACGAGAATATTCAGATGATTGACGTTGGGAAACCAATCAACATCGATCAGAAGTATTGTCCTCACCCACCTTGTGAACATGAAAGAAAG TCTCACGTTCAAATCCAAGACCTTAAgttaaagaatatatatggCACATCAAAGAACAAAGTAGCAGTAAATTTGCAATGTAGCAAAAGCTTTCCATGCAAAAATGTGGAGCTAATTGACATTAACATAAAACAGAATGGACTCGAAGATGGTTCATCCATTACGGTGTGCGAGAATGTTGATGGTTTTGCTCGCGGTAAAATGTTTCCTCAACATTGTCTAAATTAG
- the KCS11 gene encoding 3-ketoacyl-CoA synthase 11 (3-ketoacyl-CoA synthase 11 (KCS11); FUNCTIONS IN: transferase activity, transferring acyl groups other than amino-acyl groups, catalytic activity; INVOLVED IN: response to cold, response to light stimulus, response to osmotic stress; LOCATED IN: membrane; EXPRESSED IN: 25 plant structures; EXPRESSED DURING: 13 growth stages; CONTAINS InterPro DOMAIN/s: Thiolase-like (InterPro:IPR016039), Very-long-chain 3-ketoacyl-CoA synthase (InterPro:IPR012392), 3-Oxoacyl-[acyl-carrier-protein (ACP)] synthase III C-terminal (InterPro:IPR013747), FAE1/Type III polyketide synthase-like protein (InterPro:IPR013601), Thiolase-like, subgroup (InterPro:IPR016038); BEST Arabidopsis thaliana protein match is: 3-ketoacyl-CoA synthase 2 (TAIR:AT1G04220.1); Has 3664 Blast hits to 3650 proteins in 908 species: Archae - 0; Bacteria - 1588; Metazoa - 0; Fungi - 2; Plants - 1914; Viruses - 0; Other Eukaryotes - 160 (source: NCBI BLink).) yields MDVEQKKPLIESSDRNLPDFKKSVKLKYVKLGYHYLITHGMYLFLSPLVLVIAAQISTFSVTDLRSLWEHLQYNLISVVVCSMLLVFLMTIYFMTRPRPVYLVNFSCFKPDESRKCTKKIFMDRSKLTGSFTEENLEFQRKILQRSGLGESTYLPEAVLNVPPNPCMKEARKEAETVMFGAIDELLAKTNVNPKDIGILIVNCSLFNPTPSLSAMVVNHYKLRGNILSYNLGGMGCSAGLISIDLAKHLLHSIPNTYAMVISMENITLNWYFGNDRSKLVSNCLFRMGGAAILLSNKRWDRRRSKYELVDTVRTHKGADDKCFGCITQEEDSASKIGVTLSKELMAVAGDALKTNITTLGPLVLPTSEQLLFFATLVGRKLFKMKIKPYIPDFKLAFEHFCIHAGGRAVLDELEKNLKLTEWHMEPSRMTLYRFGNTSSSSLWYELAYSEAKGRIKKGDRIWQIAFGSGFKCNSSVWRAVRSVNPKKEKNPWMDEIHEFPVEVPKVSTI; encoded by the coding sequence aTGGATGTAGAGCAAAAGAAACCGTTAATCGAATCATCAGATCGTAATCTACCTGATTTCAAAAAATCAGTGAAGCTTAAATATGTGAAGCTTGGTTACCATTACCTTATCACTCATGGAATGTACCTTTTCCTCTCCCCATTAGTACTTGTAATCGCTGCACAGATTTCAACTTTCTCTGTCACCGATCTTCGTAGCCTCTGGGAGCATCTTCAGTACAATCTTATCTCAGTGGTTGTTTGTTCTATGCTGCTTGTTTTCTTAATGACTATTTACTTCATGACTCGACCACGTCCTGTCTACTTGGTGAACTTCTCGTGCTTTAAACCCGATGAGTCACGAAAATGCACTAAAAAGATCTTTATGGATCGTTCTAAACTCACTGGCTCTTTCACAGAGGAGAATCTTGAGTTCCAGCGTAAGATTCTACAACGTTCGGGGCTCGGGGAATCGACTTACTTACCCGAGGCTGTACTTAATGTTCCGCCTAACCCGTGTATGAAAGAAGCTCGAAAAGAGGCCGAGACTGTTATGTTTGGAGCTATTGATGAGCTTCTTGCGAAGACGAATGTGAACCCGAAGGATATTGGGATCTTGATTGTTAACTGTAGTTTGTTTAACCCGACACCTTCGTTATCTGCTATGGTTGTTAATCACTATAAGCTCCGCGGGAATATACTTAGTTACAACTTGGGAGGAATGGGTTGCAGTGCTGGTTTGATTTCTATTGATCTTGCtaaacatcttcttcactctATTCCCAACACTTATGCAATGGTGATTAGTATGGAGAACATTACGTTGAACTGGTATTTCGGGAATGACCGGTCGAAGCTTGTTTCTAATTGTCTGTTTAGAATGGGAGGTGCAGCGATTCTTCTTTCGAACAAAAGATGGGACAGAAGAAGATCGAAATATGAGCTTGTTGATACGGTTAGGACTCACAAGGGAGCTGATGATAAGTGTTTTGGTTGCATAACTCAAGAAGAGGATTCCGCAAGTAAGATTGGTGTTACCTTGTCGAAAGAACTTATGGCTGTTGCGGGTGATGCTCTAAAGACAAATATTACGACGTTAGGACCACTGGTTTTACCGACATCTGAACAGCTTCTGTTCTTTGCAACGTTAGTGGGAAGAAAACTCTTCAAGATGAAGATCAAGCCTTACATCCCAGACTTCAAACTAGCGTTTGAGCATTTCTGCATCCACGCAGGAGGGAGAGCTGTTCTTGAtgaattggagaagaacttgaaACTCACAGAGTGGCATATGGAGCCCTCGAGGATGACACTCTACCGTTTTGGTAACACGTCCAGTTCTTCTTTGTGGTATGAATTAGCATATAGTGAGGCCAAAGGAAGGATCAAGAAAGGTGATAGAATTTGGCAGATAGCTTTTGGTTCGGGGTTCAAGTGCAACAGCTCGGTTTGGAGAGCGGTAAGGTCGGTAAACCctaagaaagagaagaaccCATGGATGGATGAAATTCATGAGTTCCCAGTTGAAGTCCCCAAGGTCTCCACAATCTAG
- the KT1 gene encoding K+ transporter 1 — translation MTFFVGYLDKSTYLIVDDRKQIAFKYLRSWFLLDLVSTIPSEAAMRISSQSYGLFNMLRLWRLRRVGALFARLEKDRNFNYFWVRCAKLVCVTLFAVHCAACFYYLIAARNSNPAKTWIGANVANFLEESLWMRYVTSMYWSITTLTTVGYGDLHPVNTKEMIFDIFYMLFNLGLTAYLIGNMTNLVVHGTSRTRNFRDTIQAASNFAHRNHLPPRLQDQMLAHLCLKYRTDSEGLQQQETLDALPKAIRSSISHFLFYSLMDKVYLFRGVSNDLLFQLVSEMKAEYFPPKEDVILQNEAPTDFYILVNGTADLVDVDTGTESIVREVKAGDIIGEIGVLCYRPQLFTVRTKRLCQLLRMNRTTFLNIIQANVGDGTIIMNNLLQHLKEMNDPVMTNVLLEIENMLARGKMDLPLNLCFAAIREDDLLLHQLLKRGLDPNESDNNGRTPLHIAASKGTLNCVLLLLEYHADPNCRDAEGSVPLWEAMVEGHEKVVKVLLEHGSTIDAGDVGHFACTAAEQGNLKLLKEIVLHGGDVTRPRATGTSALHTAVCEENIEMVKYLLEQGADVNKQDMHGWTPRDLAEQQGHEDIKALFREKLHERRVHIETSSSVPILKTGIRFLGRFTSEPNIRPASREVSFRIRETRARRKTNNFDNSLFGILANQSVPKNGLATVDEGRTGNPVRVTISCAEKDDIAGKLVLLPGSFKELLELGSNKFGIVATKVMNKDNNAEIDDVDVIRDGDHLIFATDS, via the exons ATGACATTCTTTGTTGGTTACCTCGATAAATCGACTTACCTCATTGTTGATGACCGTAAACAGATTGCATTTAAGTACTTGCGTTCTTGGTTCCTTCTTGATCTTGTTTCAACCATTCCCTCAGAGGCTGCTATGAGAATCTCATCTCAGTCTTATGGATTGTTTAACATGCTTCGTCTTTGGCGTCTTCGCAGAGTCGGTGCCTTGTTTGCCAG ACTAGAGAAAGACCGCAACTTCAACTACTTTTGGGTCCGATGCGCAAAACTCGTTTGT GTCACTCTTTTTGCGGTTCATTGTGCTGCATGTTTCTATTACCTTATCGCAGCGCGCAATTCTAACCCCGCAAAGACCTGGATTGGTGCAAATGTAGCAAACTTCCTAGAGGAAAGCTTGTGGATGAGATATGTGACTTCCATGTATTGGTCCATCACTACTCTAACCACTGTTGGTTATGGTGATCTGCATCCTGTGAACACAAAGGAGATGATATTTGATATCTTCTATATGCTCTTCAACCTCGGATTAACCGCTTACTTGATTGGTAACATGACAAATTTGGTAGTCCATGGAACAAGTCGGACTAGAAATTTT AGAGATACAATCCAAGCTGCTTCAAATTTTGCTCATAGAAACCATTTACCACCTCGTCTGCAAGATCAAATGCTTGCACATTTATGTTTGAAATACCGGACTGACTCTGAGGGTCTGCAACAGCAAGAAACTCTTGATGCACTCCCAAAGGCCATTAGATCGAGTATATCACACTTTCTTTTCTACTCCCTCATGGATAAAGTCTACCTGTTTCGAGGAGTATCCAATGACCTGCTTTTTCAACTG GTCTCAGAAATGAAAGCTGAGTATTTCCCACCAAAAGAAGATGTTATCTTGCAGAACGAAGCGCCAACAGACTTCTACATCCTTGTGAACGGAACCGCG GACTTGGTGGATGTAGATACTGGAACAGAAAGC ATTGTGAGAGAGGTTAAAGCTGGAGACATTATAGGGGAGATAGGGGTGTTATGCTACAGACCACAACTGTTTACTGTGAGGACCAAACGTTTGTGCCAACTGTTGCGTATGAACCGTACAACTTTCTTGAATATTATTCAGGCCAATGTTGGTGATGGTACCATAATCATGAATAATCTACTTCAG catttgaaagaaatgaaTGATCCGGTGATGACGAATGTTCTGCTGGAGATAGAAAACATGCTTGCACGGGGTAAAATGGATCTTCCTCTCAATTTATGCTTTGCTGCAATAAGAGAAGACGATTTACTTTTACATCAGTTACTAAAGAGAGGACTTGATCCAAATGAATCGGATAACAATGGCAGAACACCTCTG CATATAGCAGCATCAAAAGGAACTCTAaattgtgttcttcttctgttgGAGTACCACGCAGACCCCAATTGCAGAG ACGCGGAAGGGAGTGTACCACTGTGGGAAGCAATGGTGGAAGGGCATGAGAAAGTTGTAAAGGTACTGTTAGAACATGGCAGTACCATAGACGCAGGGGATGTGGGTCATTTTGCTTGCACGGCGGCTGAGCAAGGAAACTTGAAACTACTAAAAGAAATTGTTCTTCATGGTGGAGACGTTACTCGTCCTAGAGCCACAGGCACCTCTGCGCTCCATACCGCTGTATGCGAAGAGAACATTGAGATGGTAAAGTATCTTCTGGAGCAAGGTGCGGATGTTAACAAGCAGGATATGCATGGTTGGACGCCGAGGGATCTTGCTGAGCAACAAGGGCATGAGGATATTAAAGCCTTATTCCGAGAAAAGTTACATGAGAGGAGAGTGCATATCGAGACAAGTTCTTCGGTACCTATACTCAAAACCGGGATCCGGTTCCTCGGAAGATTCACTAGTGAACCCAACATCCGTCCTGCATCAAGAGAAGTGTCTTTCAGGATTCGAGAAACAAGAGCAAGACGTAAAACTAACAACTTCGATAACTCGTTGTTTGGTATATTAGCAAATCAAAGCGTACCCAAGAACGGGCTAGCTACGGTAGATGAAGGCAGAACTGGAAACCCGGTGAGAGTGACGATTAGTTGTGCAGAGAAAGATGACATAGCCGGGAAGCTGGTACTGCTTCCTGGGAGTTTCAAGGAGTTGCTAGAATTGGGTTCCAACAAGTTTGGTATTGTTGCTACCAAAGTTATGAACAAAGACAACAATGCAGAGATTGATGATGTAGATGTTATAAGAGATGGAGATCATCTCATCTTTGCAACTGATTCTTAA
- the KT1 gene encoding K+ transporter 1 (K+ transporter 1 (KT1); CONTAINS InterPro DOMAIN/s: Cyclic nucleotide-binding (InterPro:IPR000595), Potassium channel, voltage-dependent, EAG/ELK/ERG (InterPro:IPR003938), Protein of unknown function DUF3354 (InterPro:IPR021789), Ion transport (InterPro:IPR005821), Ankyrin repeat-containing domain (InterPro:IPR020683), Cyclic nucleotide-binding-like (InterPro:IPR018490), RmlC-like jelly roll fold (InterPro:IPR014710), Ankyrin repeat (InterPro:IPR002110); BEST Arabidopsis thaliana protein match is: K+ transporter 5 (TAIR:AT4G32500.1); Has 86170 Blast hits to 36402 proteins in 1811 species: Archae - 161; Bacteria - 9078; Metazoa - 42367; Fungi - 8163; Plants - 4219; Viruses - 1188; Other Eukaryotes - 20994 (source: NCBI BLink).), which translates to MRGGALLCGQVQDEIEQLSRESSHFSLSTGILPSLGARSNRRVKLRRFVVSPYDHKYRIWEAFLVVLVVYTAWVSPFEFGFLRKPRPPLSITDNIVNAFFAIDIIMTFFVGYLDKSTYLIVDDRKQIAFKYLRSWFLLDLVSTIPSEAAMRISSQSYGLFNMLRLWRLRRVGALFARLEKDRNFNYFWVRCAKLVCVTLFAVHCAACFYYLIAARNSNPAKTWIGANVANFLEESLWMRYVTSMYWSITTLTTVGYGDLHPVNTKEMIFDIFYMLFNLGLTAYLIGNMTNLVVHGTSRTRNFRDTIQAASNFAHRNHLPPRLQDQMLAHLCLKYRTDSEGLQQQETLDALPKAIRSSISHFLFYSLMDKVYLFRGVSNDLLFQLVSEMKAEYFPPKEDVILQNEAPTDFYILVNGTADLVDVDTGTESIVREVKAGDIIGEIGVLCYRPQLFTVRTKRLCQLLRMNRTTFLNIIQANVGDGTIIMNNLLQHLKEMNDPVMTNVLLEIENMLARGKMDLPLNLCFAAIREDDLLLHQLLKRGLDPNESDNNGRTPLHIAASKGTLNCVLLLLEYHADPNCRDAEGSVPLWEAMVEGHEKVVKVLLEHGSTIDAGDVGHFACTAAEQGNLKLLKEIVLHGGDVTRPRATGTSALHTAVCEENIEMVKYLLEQGADVNKQDMHGWTPRDLAEQQGHEDIKALFREKLHERRVHIETSSSVPILKTGIRFLGRFTSEPNIRPASREVSFRIRETRARRKTNNFDNSLFGILANQSVPKNGLATVDEGRTGNPVRVTISCAEKDDIAGKLVLLPGSFKELLELGSNKFGIVATKVMNKDNNAEIDDVDVIRDGDHLIFATDS; encoded by the exons ATGAGAGGAGGGGCTTTGTTATGCGGACAAGTCCAAGATGAGATTGAACAGCTTTCGAGAGAGAGTAGTCATTTTAGTCTTTCTACTGGAATTTTACCTTCACTTGGTGCAAGAAGTAATCGACGAGTTAAGCTTAGGAGATTCGTTGTATCTCCTTATGATCACAAATACAG GATATGGGAGGCTTTCCTAGTGGTTCTTGTGGTTTACACAGCTTGGGTTTCGCCTTTCGAGTTTGGGTTCTTGAGAAAGCCAAGGCCACCACTATCTATCACCGATAACATTGTGAACGCATTCTTCGCCATCGATATCATCATGACATTCTTTGTTGGTTACCTCGATAAATCGACTTACCTCATTGTTGATGACCGTAAACAGATTGCATTTAAGTACTTGCGTTCTTGGTTCCTTCTTGATCTTGTTTCAACCATTCCCTCAGAGGCTGCTATGAGAATCTCATCTCAGTCTTATGGATTGTTTAACATGCTTCGTCTTTGGCGTCTTCGCAGAGTCGGTGCCTTGTTTGCCAG ACTAGAGAAAGACCGCAACTTCAACTACTTTTGGGTCCGATGCGCAAAACTCGTTTGT GTCACTCTTTTTGCGGTTCATTGTGCTGCATGTTTCTATTACCTTATCGCAGCGCGCAATTCTAACCCCGCAAAGACCTGGATTGGTGCAAATGTAGCAAACTTCCTAGAGGAAAGCTTGTGGATGAGATATGTGACTTCCATGTATTGGTCCATCACTACTCTAACCACTGTTGGTTATGGTGATCTGCATCCTGTGAACACAAAGGAGATGATATTTGATATCTTCTATATGCTCTTCAACCTCGGATTAACCGCTTACTTGATTGGTAACATGACAAATTTGGTAGTCCATGGAACAAGTCGGACTAGAAATTTT AGAGATACAATCCAAGCTGCTTCAAATTTTGCTCATAGAAACCATTTACCACCTCGTCTGCAAGATCAAATGCTTGCACATTTATGTTTGAAATACCGGACTGACTCTGAGGGTCTGCAACAGCAAGAAACTCTTGATGCACTCCCAAAGGCCATTAGATCGAGTATATCACACTTTCTTTTCTACTCCCTCATGGATAAAGTCTACCTGTTTCGAGGAGTATCCAATGACCTGCTTTTTCAACTG GTCTCAGAAATGAAAGCTGAGTATTTCCCACCAAAAGAAGATGTTATCTTGCAGAACGAAGCGCCAACAGACTTCTACATCCTTGTGAACGGAACCGCG GACTTGGTGGATGTAGATACTGGAACAGAAAGC ATTGTGAGAGAGGTTAAAGCTGGAGACATTATAGGGGAGATAGGGGTGTTATGCTACAGACCACAACTGTTTACTGTGAGGACCAAACGTTTGTGCCAACTGTTGCGTATGAACCGTACAACTTTCTTGAATATTATTCAGGCCAATGTTGGTGATGGTACCATAATCATGAATAATCTACTTCAG catttgaaagaaatgaaTGATCCGGTGATGACGAATGTTCTGCTGGAGATAGAAAACATGCTTGCACGGGGTAAAATGGATCTTCCTCTCAATTTATGCTTTGCTGCAATAAGAGAAGACGATTTACTTTTACATCAGTTACTAAAGAGAGGACTTGATCCAAATGAATCGGATAACAATGGCAGAACACCTCTG CATATAGCAGCATCAAAAGGAACTCTAaattgtgttcttcttctgttgGAGTACCACGCAGACCCCAATTGCAGAG ACGCGGAAGGGAGTGTACCACTGTGGGAAGCAATGGTGGAAGGGCATGAGAAAGTTGTAAAGGTACTGTTAGAACATGGCAGTACCATAGACGCAGGGGATGTGGGTCATTTTGCTTGCACGGCGGCTGAGCAAGGAAACTTGAAACTACTAAAAGAAATTGTTCTTCATGGTGGAGACGTTACTCGTCCTAGAGCCACAGGCACCTCTGCGCTCCATACCGCTGTATGCGAAGAGAACATTGAGATGGTAAAGTATCTTCTGGAGCAAGGTGCGGATGTTAACAAGCAGGATATGCATGGTTGGACGCCGAGGGATCTTGCTGAGCAACAAGGGCATGAGGATATTAAAGCCTTATTCCGAGAAAAGTTACATGAGAGGAGAGTGCATATCGAGACAAGTTCTTCGGTACCTATACTCAAAACCGGGATCCGGTTCCTCGGAAGATTCACTAGTGAACCCAACATCCGTCCTGCATCAAGAGAAGTGTCTTTCAGGATTCGAGAAACAAGAGCAAGACGTAAAACTAACAACTTCGATAACTCGTTGTTTGGTATATTAGCAAATCAAAGCGTACCCAAGAACGGGCTAGCTACGGTAGATGAAGGCAGAACTGGAAACCCGGTGAGAGTGACGATTAGTTGTGCAGAGAAAGATGACATAGCCGGGAAGCTGGTACTGCTTCCTGGGAGTTTCAAGGAGTTGCTAGAATTGGGTTCCAACAAGTTTGGTATTGTTGCTACCAAAGTTATGAACAAAGACAACAATGCAGAGATTGATGATGTAGATGTTATAAGAGATGGAGATCATCTCATCTTTGCAACTGATTCTTAA
- the SPX2 gene encoding SPX domain-containing protein 2 (SPX2) (SPX domain gene 2 (SPX2); CONTAINS InterPro DOMAIN/s: SPX, N-terminal (InterPro:IPR004331); BEST Arabidopsis thaliana protein match is: SPX domain gene 1 (TAIR:AT5G20150.1); Has 1206 Blast hits to 1202 proteins in 209 species: Archae - 0; Bacteria - 6; Metazoa - 245; Fungi - 512; Plants - 320; Viruses - 0; Other Eukaryotes - 123 (source: NCBI BLink).), which translates to MKFGKSLSNQIEETLPEWRDKFLSYKELKKKLKLMEPRSVENRPNKRSRSDSNSVDTDPTVGMTKEELDFISLLEDELEKFNSFFVEQEEEYIIRLKELKDQVAKAKNSNEEMINIKKEIVDFHGEMVLLMNYSALNYTGLAKILKKYDKRTGALIRLPFIQKVLQEPFFTTDLLNTFVKECEAMLDRLFPSNKSRNLDEEGEPTTSGMVKTGTDDSELLRVPKELSEIEYMESLYMKSTVSALKVLKEIRSGSSTVSVFSLPPLPASGLEDDSWKKKVGVLEQVAK; encoded by the exons ATGAAGTTCGGCAAGAGCCTAAGCAACCAGATCGAAGAAACTTTACCTGAATGGCGCGACAAATTCCTCTCATACAAAGAActcaagaagaagctcaagcTTATGGAGCCACGAAGCGTCGAGAATCGTCCAAATAAACGTTCGAGATCCGATTCCAATTCTGTCGACACAGATCCAACGGTTGGTATGACCAAGGAAGAGCTTGATTTCATTAGTCTTCTTGAAGATGAGCTTGAGAAATTCAATTCCTTCTTCGTTGAGCAAGAGGAAGAGTATATCATTAGATTGAAG GAATTGAAGGACCAAGTGGCGAAAGCGAAGAATTCTAATGAAGAGAtgataaatataaagaaagagattgttgATTTTCATGGAgaaatggttttgttgatgAATTATAGTGCTCTTAACTATACAG GATTGGCAAAGATTCTCAAAAAGTATGACAAAAGAACCGGTGCTTTAATCCGTTTACCATTTATCCAAAAGGTTTTGCAAGAACCTTTCTTCACAACTGACCTACTCAACACATTTGTGAAAGAGTGCGAGGCTATGCTGGACCGCCTCTTTCCGTCTAACAAAAGTCGGAATCtggatgaagaaggagagccGACAACTTCTGGAATGGTCAAGACAGGAACGGACGATTCTGAACTTCTTAGAGTACCAAAAGAACTGTCTGAGATTGAGTACATGGAGAGCTTGTATATGAAGAGCACTGTGTCGGCATTAAAAGTATTAAAGGAAATCCGCAGTGGTAGCTCAACAGTTAGCGTCTTCTCGTTGCCACCGTTACCGGCAAGTGGATTAGAAGATGAttcatggaagaagaaagttggtGTCCTTGAACAAGTAGCGAAATGA